The genomic interval GGTTCCTCCAGCTTTGCGCTGAAGACAATATGCAGGTTGCCAACTGCACGACGCCGGCGAACTATTTCCATTCGCTGCGCCGCCAGGTGACCCGTGACTTCCGCAAGCCACTGATCCTGATGACCCCCAAGAGCCTGCTGCGCCACAAGCGCGCCGTCTCGGGTCTGGTCGAAATGGGTCCTGATAGCTGCTTCCACCGTCTCCTGTGGGACGATGCCGAAGCCCCCGGCGCGCCCAAGACCACGATCAAGCTCGTGCCCGACGAAAAGATCCGTCGCGTCGTGCTGTGCACCGGCAAGGTCTATTACGACCTGCTGGAAGATCGCGAAAAGAAGGGCATCGACGATGTCTATCTGCTGCGCATCGAGCAGCTCTATCCGTTCCCGGCAAAGGCCTTGCTGGACGAGTTGAGCCGTTTCCAGAATGCCGAGATCATCTGGTGCCAGGAAGAGCCCAAGAATATGGGTGCCTGGGCGTTCATTCAGCCCTATGTTGAATGGGTGTTCGACCAGATGGGCCGTACCGGCCAGCGCGTGCGCTATACCGGTCGTCCGGCGTCTGCCTCAACAGCCACGGGTCTGATGCGGACCCATCTCGCCCAACTGCAAGCCTTCCTCGATGAAGCGCTCGGAAGCTAAGCGCTTCACCAGAATAAGGGATAAAAAGAATGTCGACTGAAATCCGCGTCCCCACTCTTGGCGAAAGCGTCACCGAGGCGACTATCGGCCAGTGGTTCAAGAAGGTTGGGGACACCGTTTCCGCCGATGAGCCGCTTGTCGAACTGGAAACCGACAAGGTCACCATCGAAGTGCCAGCGCCGGCTTCCGGCGTGCTGGAAGCCATTGCTGCCGAAGCTGGCGCCACCGTTGACGTTGGCGCCCTGCTTGGCGCCATTGGCGGGGCAGGGGCTGTCGTTACGCCAAAGCCAGCCGAAGCCAAGGCCGATGTGCCAGCCGCCAATGCTGCCGGTCCTGAGCCTGTAAAGGCCGAGGCTCCAGCTGCACCAACGACCATGTCGCCAGCGCCATCCGCGCAGAAGCTGATCAACGAAAATGGCCTCGATAGCGCCACTATCGATGGTTCGGGCAAGCGTGGTCAGGTGCTGAAGGAAGACGTGATCGCAGCCATTAACAAGCCAGCCGCCGCTGCGCCTGCGCCAGCTGTTGCCGCTCCGGCGGCTCCAGCTCCAGCCAAGGCGGCTGAAGCACCAAAGGCTCCGGCTGCGCCACGCGCTCCGGTCTCGGCTGACGACGCATCGCGCGAAGAGCGGGTCAAGATGACCCGTCTGCGCCAGACCATCGCCCGTCGCCTCAAGGAAGCACAGAACACCGCTGCCATGCTGACCACTTTTAACGAAGTGGACATGAAGCCAGTGATGGACCTGCGCAATTCCTACAAGGAGCTGTTCGAGAAGAAGCATGGCGTCAAGCTCGGCTTCATGGGCTTTTTCACTAAGGCTGTCGTGCACGCCCTCAAGGAAATCCCGGCCGTTAACGCCGAGATCGATGGCGATGACCTGATCTACAAGCAGTACGCCCACGTTGGCGTGGCTGTGGGCACCGACAAGGGCCTCGTGGTTCCAGTGGTTCGCAATGCCGACCAGATGTCGATTGCCGAAATCGAAAAGGAAATCGGCAATCTCGGCAAGAAGGCCCGCGACGGTCAGCTGTCGATGGCCGACATGCAGGGCGGCACCTTCACCATCTCCAATGGTGGCGTCTATGGTTCGCTGATGTCGACGCCAATCCTGAATGCCCCACAGTCGGGCATTCTGGGCATGCACAAGATCCAGGAACGTCCAGTCGCCATCGGCGGCCAGGTCGTGATCCGTCCGATGATGTACCTGGCGCTGAGCTATGATCACCGCATCGTCGACGGCAAGGAAGCCGTGACGTTCCTCGTGCGCGTCAAGGAAAGCCTTGAAGCCCCAGAACGTCTGGTTCTCGACCTCTAAGGTTCGACACTCTCAGTTTGAAAAAAAGGGCGCAGGAAACTGCGCCCTTTTTGTTTGCGCCGGTATCAGGCCTTGATGTCGCCAGTGATCTCTATGGCAGGCACTTTGAATCCCATGGCGAGCCAGGCGACGAGCAGTCTGGCGTAAAAGCCCGCCGTGGCCATGGCGCCGGCCGGAACATCGTTGGTCAGCTGAACGTCGGGCGGCACGTTGCCAGTCTGCGTGCGCAGGTCGAGCGGGGCTAGGGGCCGTCCGGCCCAAAGCCCGGCATAAAGGCTCAGCCAGTGGCCGCTGCTGAATTCGGTGAATACGGGTGTGTTGCAGCACTTGGTCAGCACGCGCCTCGTCGGCGAGGTGGGCGTCAGGTGAAACTGGGCAAGGTTGTCGGTACCGTCGGGAAAGCGGACGCGATCCTTGCGGTAGAGGACGTAATGGGTCCCCCCGTTCGGC from Devosia sp. 2618 carries:
- the odhB gene encoding 2-oxoglutarate dehydrogenase complex dihydrolipoyllysine-residue succinyltransferase, translated to MSTEIRVPTLGESVTEATIGQWFKKVGDTVSADEPLVELETDKVTIEVPAPASGVLEAIAAEAGATVDVGALLGAIGGAGAVVTPKPAEAKADVPAANAAGPEPVKAEAPAAPTTMSPAPSAQKLINENGLDSATIDGSGKRGQVLKEDVIAAINKPAAAAPAPAVAAPAAPAPAKAAEAPKAPAAPRAPVSADDASREERVKMTRLRQTIARRLKEAQNTAAMLTTFNEVDMKPVMDLRNSYKELFEKKHGVKLGFMGFFTKAVVHALKEIPAVNAEIDGDDLIYKQYAHVGVAVGTDKGLVVPVVRNADQMSIAEIEKEIGNLGKKARDGQLSMADMQGGTFTISNGGVYGSLMSTPILNAPQSGILGMHKIQERPVAIGGQVVIRPMMYLALSYDHRIVDGKEAVTFLVRVKESLEAPERLVLDL